ACGAAAACAAGGTGCCGGACATGCCCATTGGCGTGATCCCGATCGACTCCATTTTCTCCCCGGTCACCCGCGTGAAGTACTCCGTGCAGAATACCCGTGTGGGCCAGATGACCGACTACGACAAGCTGATCCTTGAAGTATGGACGGACGGGCGCATCTCCCCCGCAGACGCCATGCTCCAGGCCTCCGCCATTCTGCGCCACCACCTGGACGTCTTCGTCAACTATGACGACAAGCAGGTCAACTTTGAAGAAGCTCCTTCCGCCGTCCAGGACGAGGAAACGGCCCGCCTGCGCAAGCTGCTCAACATGAGCGTCAACGAAATCGAGCTTTCCGTGCGCGCCGCCAACTGCCTCAACAACGCCAACATCACCACCGTTGGCCAGCTCGCCATGAAGAGCGAAAGCGAAATGCTCAAGTACCGCAACTTCGGCAAGAAGTCCCTCAACGAAATCAAAGACAAGCTGCTGGAACTGGGCCTTTCCCTGGGTGTTCAGGTGGATCCCTCCCTGCTTACCGGTCCCGTGCCGCAGGCCAAGCCGCGCCTGGGTCTGGAAGAGGAAAGCCCCGTGGGCCTGGCAGACCTGATTGCCGCCAACATCGAAGACGACGACGACTAAATCTCACAAAACCAACACACATAGAAAAATATCATCATGAGACACGGTGTAAAAACCTCCAAGCTTCAGCGCAACGCTTCTCACCGCAGGGCTTTGCTCGCCAACCAGGCATGCAGCCTCATCCTCAACGGACGCATCACCACCACCCTGGCCAAGGCCAAGGCTCTCCGTCCCTATGTGGAAAAGCTGATCACGCTCGCCAAGCGCGGCGACGTGCATTCCCGCCGCCTGGCTACCGCCACCATTCACAACACGGCCGCCGTCAAGCGCCTGTTTGATGAAATCGCTCCCCTCTGCGCGGAACGCAAGGGCGGCTATACCCGCATCGTCAAGCTGGGCCAGCGTCTGACGGACTCCGCCCTCGTGGCCATGATCGAAATCATCGATCTGCCCCGCGAAACGGCTGAAAAGGAAGAAGCTCCCGCAACCACGGAAGCAACCGCCTAAGGCCGTTCCCTGACACATCAGGTTTAACCATCCGCCCCGGCCTCTCGCAGAGACCGGGGCGGATTTTCTATTCATATTGGCGGTAAAGAGATTACGGAGGAAGTGCGGTGGCAAGATCGCTCTTGCTTCTTTCCTGCCGGAACGGTATAATTCAGCCTCAACTATGGACGCAGTATTATTGTTTTCCGGACAAGGTGCCCAAAAAGTAGGCATGGGCAAAGATTTGTATGACCAGTATCCCGCAGCCAGGGCCCTGATTGAGCAGGCGGACAAGGCGCTTGGGGAATCCCTCTCCTCCATCATGTTTGAAGGCCCCGGCGAAGAACTGACCCGCACCTGCAACTGCCAGCCTGCTCTCTACGTGCATGGCCTGGCCTGCCTGGCCGTCTTGAAGGAGCTGGCGCCTTCCCTGAATCCCGTGGCTGCCGCCGGCCTTTCCCTGGGTGAATTCACGGCTCATGCGGCTGCCGGAACCTATACCTTTGAAGAAGGCCTTCGCCTGGTCCAGAAGCGCGGCGCGTTCATGGAGGAAGCCTGCAACGCCACGAAGGGCACCATGGCGGCGATGATCGGCGGGACGGATGAAAACGTCATCAAGCTGGCGCAGGAATGCGACGTGGACGTTGCCAACTTCAACTGCCCCGGCCAGACGGTCGTTTCCGGCACGGAAGAAGGCGTGGACAAGGCCATTGCCGGAGCCAAGGCTGCCGGCTGCAAGATCGCCAAGAAGCTCAATGTGGCGGGAGCCTACCATTCCCGCCTGATGCACAGCGCCATGGTGAAGCTGGCGGAGGAACTCAAGAATGTCTCCTTCGGCACGCCTTCCATGCCCGTCTACTGCAACTATGAAGCCCGCGTGGTGGAAGGGCCGGACGACATCCGCAATGTGCTGGAGCACCAGGTGTGCGGCTCCGTGCGCTGGACGGCCTCCATGCAGAAGCTGGTGGACCAGGGCCACCGCCTTTTCATTGAACTGGGACCGGGCAAGACGCTGGCCGGCATGATGGGCCGCATCTGCAAGGATGCCACCGTCATCTCCATCGAAGACGTGCCCAGCCTGGAAGCCGCCGTTGCGGAATTAAATAAATAATTCTCCGTAACAGTAATTTTCAAACCGCCGGATCTTCAACGGTCCCGGCGGTTCTTTATTTCAAGTTATCCGACGGCACGGCGTCCCGGCCCGGGTGCAACACGGTGGCGGACATTCCGCCGCGCTCTTATTCCCTGCCGGGAGCAGCGGTAATGCCGCACTTTTCCACAAGCGTGTGGACGTAGCATAAAAGCTTGCCCATGAAAACGAGGATGCAGGGAATCAGGATGATTACTTCCAGTTCGGCATGGTTCGTCAGGAAAAATATCACGATGCCAAAGCAGAAAAAGAGGGTTGCCGCTGCGTAAAACAGGATGCGGATGGAAGGCTGCTCCTTCTTTGAAGGCTGGAGCGCCTTGAATTTAATCCGCCTCTGCAGAATGGCGGAAAGGGGGACCCAGTTCCGGGAATCTTCTTTCCTGACCATGGTGGTGGAAAACGGAAGCTTGCCGGCTGCCGCCAGCGTGTCGATCACTTCCTTGCTGACGGGACCGGCGGTTTTCTCATCGGTGCGGTAATGGTAGAGCGTTGCTCTGGCGGGTATCGGGCTCATAGGCTGCAGGGGAGAGAGCGGAGAGGAGGAAAATGTTTGCGTCTGGTCAGCGTTCCGGTTCCTGGGCGGGCATTTTCCTCATGCCTCCGGTAAGAAGGTGCATGTACATCAGCATCTTTCCCATGAAAAACGCTATGGCAGGCACGAACAGCACTTCCATGTAAAGAATGGTGTGGAGCATGATGGAATGCGCCACGCCGCAGGCCAGAAGGAGAAGGGCAATGATGTAAAACAGGAGGCAGCTTTTAGGAGGGCGGCAGGAAAGCATGAAGGCGGATGCCCTGAGGCGCGCCAGGCGCTCCTGGCGGCGCAGCTCCGTTGCGAGCGGCATCCAGCACTGGGAATGTTCCTCCCGGATCATGGTGTCCGGAAGAATTTTCTTGGAGACAAGCAGGGCGTGGAGGTCTGTCAGGCAGATAGGGCCCACAATCTTGTCTTTGACGCGGTAGTGATATAATGGGGTACGTTGGGAAGCCATTCTCCTTACATAAGGCATGAAAGGAATTCCGTCAAGAAACAAGCGTAACGGAATGGAAGGCGGAATTCCCGAATTCCTAAAGAAGTTCCGCCAGGGAACGGATTTTACTGGTTGCCAGGGAAAAATCCGCCTGCTCCGTCACCCGGTTCGGGATGGAGATGACGGGCATTCCTGCGCGGTGTGCGGCGGTGGTGCCGTTCTGGGAATCTTCCAGCACCAGGCATTCAGCCGGCTGCATGCCCAGGTTTTCCGCAGCCTTCAGGAACAGGGCCGGGTCCGGTTTGACGGGAAGGCCGTCGTCACGGCAGATGACGGTCTGGAAATAGGGCATGATGTCCAGCCTGTTCAGCCAGCCGTCCACCCAGCGGTGGGAAGAGCTGGAGGCCACGCCCATGGGCGTTCCGGCTTCCGCCAGGCTCCGGATGAGTTCGCAGGCTCCTGGCAGAAGGCCGGCGTGCTCCAGGTCGCGGACGATTTCCTCCTGGCGGCGGCCGTTGACGGCTTCCCAGTCGAAGGTGCGGCCCGTCAGTTGTTCCAGATGCTCCCCGGGGTTCCAGTGGGTGTAGCCGCTCCCCAGGCACTGGTTGAACAAATCCAGGGGGAGGGCGTGGCCGCAGGATGCGAACACGCGTTCCCAGGAAGAATAAATGGCGTATTCCGTATCCACCAGCAGCCCGTCAAAGTCAAAAATCACGGCGCGTGCCCGGTGGAGCAGTTCGCGGGCTTTCCGGACGGCTGCCAGGGAGTCGTCAAGGTGGTCAGGGTTGGTCATGGACGGGTGTCTTTTTCAAGCCTCTCAGCATCTCCATGAAGCTTCTGTGGGCCAGCTTGGTCTGGAACAGGCGGATGGCGATGATGGTGTAAATGATGTTGGGCATCCACGCCCCCAGCCAGGTGGGGAGGTAGCCTGCGGAGGCCAGCGTGGGGAAAAACTCATACAGGAACAGCATGGCCGCCGCCAGGAACAGCGCAATGCCGATGCCGGACATGGCGGAGCGCCGCTGGAACGTGATGGCGGAAGGAATGGCGATGAATGTCAGGATAATGCAGGAAAACATGCGGGCTATCCTGACGTGCCATTCCGTTTGCAGGCTTCTGAGGTACTTGGCGTTTGTCGTGCCGGACCTGATGATTTCCTGGAGGGCCGGAGTGCCCTGGGTATCCACGCGGACGTTGGGGGAAATCAACTGCCAGGGAGTCTCTGGATAATGCTCTTTCAACGTTTGGTATTCCTGCCCGGCGAACACGGGCACGTCGTTCAGCTGGCGGGGTTCCTCCTGGGAATAATTCCTTTTGATGGCTTGCCGGAATGTCCATGTTCTGGAAGCCGGGTCCCACATGGCTTCATCCGCAAACAGCTCGTACTCCATCTTTCCGGGCGCGCTGAACTGTTCCACGCGCACCTGCCTGAACGGCTCGCCGGGGGAGTCTATTCCGGGAGGGTCGCCGAGGTACCAGATGCGGGATTCCGCGTCGTTCTTGTAGATGGTGCTCCGGGAGGCGTCGTCATTTTTATTCTGGCTCAGGGAGGAAAACATCAATTTCCTGTACAGAGTGGAATTGGGAGCCCAGTGAAACCCGAAGATGCCGAAGTAGATGGCCGCAAAGACGGCACCGATGATGACCGGGGCGTTGATCCGGAGCAGGGATCTCCCGGATTGCAGCATGCCGGTGATTTCCGAGGATGAGGAAAGCTTGGTAAGCGCCCAGAGCGTTCCCAGCAGAAGGGTGTAGGGAAGGATCAGGTTCAGAATCATGGGCAGCTGGCTCAGGTAGAAGCGGAAGGTGCCCGCCAGGGGGGAATCCAGGTTCATCAGGTCCCCCACATTGTCCGCAAAGTCGCCGATGATGTAAATCAGCGTGAGGATGGCCGTGCACATGATGAAAGCCGTGAACCAGGTACGCGCCACATACCTGTCCAGGATGCCCGAGCGGTTGTACAGCAGCATCCCCAGCGCCGGAAGGAAACAGCCCAGGAGAATGAGCCAGGGCCGCAGAAGCTGGGCAAGGGGATATTCGGACGGCGTGCCGGGAATTTCCCATTGCATCTGGGACCATTCCCGGGGCATCAGGAACCAGGCCGCCGTTCCTCCCAGCGCAAGCAGGAGGAGGAATGCGAACCATTGGCGGAAATGTCGGGCCTGGATTGCCATGAAAAAGTAAGGTGGGACAAGGATGCCAGATCGGGGGCGGGAAATAAAGCGTTATTTGGCCGCCGGGCAGGGACGGAGGCTTGCCGGAACCGCATGTCCGTGCGCCCGCGCCTGTCCAGCGGAGGGCGGTGCGGCACGGCTCCATGCGGGCCGGAATGGCGTGCGGAAGATATTCTCCTGATAGAAGTTGAGTGTTGTCAACGTAGACAGGATGGGATAAAATCTTCCTGACAACCGCTTTCCGGGTACAGCTTTTCCATGTTCAAACGTCTTGTTCAACTGTTTCTTCTGCTCCTTCTGGCAGCAGTGGGCGTCCTGGTGTGGTTTGCGTGGTATGTGTCCACTCCGTTGCTCGTTCCCGTGGGGGGGGATGAACCCTCCGCTTCTCCCGTTGCGGATTCCCTGGTGATGGAGCCGGTGGAAGCCGTCTCCGCCGACGGTACCGCCATTGAAGGCTATCTGGTGCGTCCGGGGCGTCCGGAGGCCTTGTCCCCGCGCCAGAGCCGCGTGCGGGATACCTTGAAACTGCGCGGAAGAATGCCGCATCTGGAGGCGAAGCCGGAGCTGGTGGTGATAGCCACCTCCTGGGACCAGGGGGTGAAAGGCTCCCTGCCGCTGGCGGAAGGACTGACCGGAGCCGGTTACACGTGCCTGGTATGGAATCCGCGCGGGAAAAACGACGCCCGGAAATTCTGCACGTACGGATTGAAGGAATATGCGGACGTAACGGCTCTGCTGGACGCCGTATCCCGGAAACAGGGGGGATTGCCGCCCGTGGCCGCCGTAGGGCAGGGGTTTGGGGCAGCGGTGCTGCTGAAAGCCGCGTCTGAAGATCCCCGCATCCGCTGCATGGTCAGCATGGACTGCTTTCCTTCCCTGAAAACCGTGGCCGTCCGGGAAATGGAGCAGGACTGGGGCAAGCCCCTGTGTTATGCCGCGTACTGGCTGCTGGATGCCGGCGTTGACTGGCGTGCGGATTTCAGTACGTTTGACGTGGCTCCCGTAGACGATGCCCTGAAACTGGATTATCCCGTCATGGTGGTCTGCACGAACCAGTACTTCTTCTCCACCCTGGAGGATTGCCTGAGCATTTACGACTCCCTGAGAAACGAGAAAAAACAACTTTATGAATCCATCCGGGAAGGCGAGCCCTACGGCACCCGGGAGCGGACCTTCCTCCATTCCATTGAAGGAAAAAAGGGGGAGAAATTTGAGAAAACCTACAAGGTCAACGTCTATGCCGGGGATGACGAGTTGCAGGCTGGCATTGCGGAATGGATTCATGAGAATACGCGCATGCCCATGCCCAGGGTGTTGTCCCATGAAACCTACAGTGCACCTGCTACGGGCACCGCTCCTTCCGGTTCATGAACCGTGCCTCTCCTTTTGCTGATGATCCCGTGAGTGCCAATCAGGAAAACACCCGTGAACTCCGCGAGAACCGCCGCAGGCGCAGCCGTTTCATCCTGCCTGCGCCGCGCCATCTTGCCGCCGTGGCGGTGGGGGCCCTTCTTGCCGCCGTGCTGGTGCACTACCTGGGCTTCATCGTTCTGAGCTGGTTTGACCTGGGCATTCATGTGCACAAGGCACCCGCGGTTCAGGAGGACCGGAAGCCGCTGCCTGAGAAAATCGTGCTGAAAGCGGACGACCGTCCCGCACCGGATGTGGCGGAAGTGGTTGAAAAACCGGATATCGAGCAGCTTGAGGAAGTGCCGCCGGAATTGCCGGACCTGGAGGACATGCTGCCGGAACAGGTGGTGATCGCTCCGGGGGAAACCAGCTTTTCCGCCGATCCGGTTACTCCGTCCCCGCCGGAATCCCTCGCCCCCAGAATGCCGCAGGTGGACATGAATGCCGTCGCGAAGGGACTGCCTGAACCTTCTCCGCCCGAGATGCTGAAAACTTCCGCCAGCCCGGCGACTATCAAGACGGCGGAGCCGGACATGGTCAACCCGGACGAATGGTACAACAACAAGCTCAAGGGGGCTGGCGGCCAGGATGATTCCCATCTGCCGGACGGCAGTAAATCACTTTCCCAGTTGATGGCCCAGTCCTCCCTGGGCAAGGACAGCGGTTACAGCAGGCTGGGCGCGGACCTTCTGTTTGAATACAACAAGGCGGTGATGAAAAATTCCGCGCGCCTCAGCATGCTTCAGCTCGCCGGGCTGATGATGAAAAACCCGGACACGATTTTCATTGTAGAGGGGCATACGGACAGCTTCGGTTCCGGAGAATATAATGCCGTGCTCTCCCTGATGCGGGCCAATGCCGTGCGCCAGTGGCTGAAGGACAACGGCATTGCCCTGACGCGCCCGAACGGGGAATGCAGGCTCTACATACGCGCCTGCGGGGCCTCCCGCCCGGTAGTCTCCACGAAGGGGGACCGGAATGCCCAGGCTGCCAACCGCAGGGTGGAAATCCACATGCGCAAGCCGGGAGAGGAAATTCCCGCCGGAAGCCTGCCCGTCACGTATGCGGTGGATATGAATACCCCCATTGCCCGCCAGGTGCGGGCCGGCGTGGGCGCCGAGGCCAGAATCCCCGCTTCCGCAGGAGAAAGGAAAACGGCCCCTGCGGCGCGTCCGCCGTCTGCCGTCCCGGCAGCCCGTCCCGCTCCCGCTGCGCCGGGACGCCGGGAGAAGCCTGCGCCGCGGCAGGAAGTCATCCCTGAGGCGGAACCCGTTCCGGAAACCATTCCTTCCGCCGAACCCGTGGAAGAACACATTCCCTCGGCGGAGCCGGTGGAGGAGGATATTCCGCTGGCGGAACCCGTCGTGCATGCGGAGAGGCGCGCCGCGGTGAAGGGAGGACTGGCCTGAAATGGAACTGATGCGTTTTCTGCCGGTCCGTGCCTTGCCCAGGCCCGGACTGCCCCGGTATCTCTTCTCCTTTGACTTTGACGATACCCTGTTCACGTTGGGGGGCCCTGCGGAGGAAAGACGCGTTTTTTTCAGAACCATGCGTGGACTCCGGGCGCGGTACGGCGTGCTCTGGGGCATCAATACGGGGAGGGACCCCGTTTACCTGCGGGAAGGGTTGATGGACATGTTCCAGGGTAATCCGGAAGCGTTTGCCCCGGATTTTACGGTCACGATGGAACGGAACGTTCATCTGGCGGATGCGGAAGGGCGTCTGATGCCCGGCGTTCCGTGGAACGATGCCTGCTCCGTGGCCCATGACGACCTGTTCACCCGTCACGGCGGAATGCTGGAATCATTGATGGACCATCTGGAACACCGGTTCTCCGGGCTGGAACTCCGCAGGCAGGCCAATGACGCTTTTTCCCTGGTGGTGAACGATGCCTGCGGGCTGGATGACGTCTCCTGCGTCATTCAGGACACGGTTGGACCGTATGATGAAATCGTCACGCAGAGGGCGGGGCCTTACCTGCGTTTCAGCCACCGCGACTACAACAAGGGGACTTCCCTGGCTTTTGTAGCCTCACGGTTCGGTGTGCTTCCCGTCCATGCGGCCATCTTCGGAGACGGGCACAACGACCTGGACGCCATGCGCCATTTGCCGGAAGCGTTCCGGTGCTGTCCCTCCAATGCGGCGGAGGAAGTGAAAGCCATGGTAGCCTGCGGCCATGGATACATCAGCCCGGAACCGCGCACCCGCGGCGTGCTGGACGGCCTGATGCATGGCGCGTTCCCCCATTTCGGGATGAAGGCGGAGGTTCCGGAAGCGGACGCTTGAAAAACGGGGGACGCCGGATGCGGGGAAAATCGGTTTCCGGAATGTTCTTTCCATGAAAGCTCCCGCGGAAAAGGAAGAATCGTATTGACAAGAAATGTCTGCGATGCAGAAATAATGACGATTTATTCCGAATTCCGATCACATGAATATTCCTTCTTTTACCCGAAGCGTCTCCAGAGGTTCCGCCGTAGGCTGGTTTTTAGTGCTTCTGCTGGTTTGCGGAGCGGGAGCCGGATATTATCTGTACCAGGATAACCTGGCAAAAAGGAAAGCTGCCCAGGAATTGACTACCGAGCGTAAAATGAAGGAAAAGAAGGCCAGGGAAGCCGCTGAAAAACAGAGAATGCAGCGTGAGCGGGAAATCAGGGAGAAGAAGGAAAAGGAGAGGCAGGCAGAGCAGAAGGCGCGTGAGGAAGCCAGGGAAAAGAAGGAACGGCAGGCTGCGGAAGCGGCTCAAAAGCTCCGGGAGCAGGCTCAACGCGAAGAGAAGGAAAAGAAGAGGAGGGAGGAGCTGGAACGGCGCGAACGTGAGGAACAGGCCCGCAGGCAGGAGGAAAACATCCCTGTGGAAGAAGATGAGCCTGAACCGGAAGGGCGTTTTCCCCTGCCTGTGAAGAACCGGATGCCGGAGCTTTCCGTCTACTCAATCCCCTCCAGGGATGAAATTCAAACGGATAAGGACAAGCCGCTGGAAACATGGTCCTGGGGCAAGGCGGAAAAAATGGCGGGAATAGAGGAATTCCCTGCGGGAGCCGCCCCGTGGAAAAGAGGTGATGATACCCGCCGCATGCAGGAGCTTCTGGAAAAATGCCGGGAATGGAAGGACGCCAAGCTTTCCACCCTGAAGGCGTGCCCGGCGGCGAAGGATTTTCCCGGCGTTCCGGAGGACGGGGCCCAGACGGTAAGAAGGACGGTGGAAATAGATTCCAACATCGGCGGCTGGCACAGTACGGGACTGTATGCTCCCCCCGGAGGGGAAATCTCCTTTTCCCTGTCCGGCGCGCCCAAGGACAGCACGGTCAGCGTGCGCATAGGGTGCCATACGGACAGCCTGCACAAGCTGGATGAATGGAAAAGGGTTCCGGAAATAACCATGCAGGTTCCGGCGGACCGGGGCCGCGTGAAAATGGTGAACCCGATGGGCGGCCTGGTTTACGTGAATGTGGGCCAGCGTTCCAAACGGGGAAAAGTATTCAAGGTTCAGATTTCCGGAGCCGTGCCGGCCCCTCTGTTCGTCATGGGGAAGACCACTCCGGAACAATGGGCCGAACAACTGGAAAATACCAAGGCGCCGTGGGGGGAAATCTGTATGCCCCGCCTCATTGTCACGATGCCCGTGGAGCAGTTGAAGCGGTGTCCGGATGTTCAGAAAACGGCTGAATTCCTGCAAAAAAACATGGCCCTCCAGGACTGGATCATGGGATGGGACACCAAGCCGGACCGCCTGCATCACCCGATGCGTTTTGTCGTGGACAGGCAGATTTCCGCCGGGGCCGGGCATTCCGGTTATCCCGCCATGGCTACGAAGGACTGGACGGACTCCATTGCCAGCGGCTCCATCATCCATTCCGGAAGCTGGGGGCTGTGGCATGAACTGGGGCATAACCACCAGTCGCCTCCGTTTACGATGGAGGGCCAGACGGAAGTATCCGTCAACATCTTCTCCATGGTCTGCGAGGTAATGGGCACCGGGAAAAACTTTGAATCCTGCTGGGGCGGCGGCATGGGGCCGTACGGCATGAGCGCTGAGATGAAAAAGTACTTCTCCGGCGACCAGACCTACAATGAAGCGCCCAACAAGGTGCAGCTCTTCTTCTGGGTGGAGCTGATGTACTATCTGGGATTTGACGCTTTCCGGCAGGTGGCCCTTCAATTCCATGACAAGCCGTACGACAACGGCAAGCTGAGTGATGAAAAGAAATGGGAATGGGTCATGAACGCCTTCTCCAAGGTCACGGGAAAAAACATGGGGCCTTTCTTTAAAATCTGGCGCATGCCGGTTTCCGAACGCGCCGCGGACAGGATGAAAGACCTTCCCGTCTGGCTGCCTTCCAAGGACTACCCGGCCTGCTATACCGCGGAGGAATAAAAAGGTTCCGGGATTATGAGGGCTTCCGTTGCCGCACTCGCGTCTGGACGGTTCCGGCGGCGGGGGCTAGGATGGCGGAGCTGATGAAATGGCTGAATGACTGGCTGGGCTTTTTCAAGCCCCTTCAGGTGAGGAACCTGCAAATCTTCTGGTCCGGGCAGGCCGCCGCCCTGATCGGGATGTGGCTGCAGGTGACGGCCATGGGCATTCTTGTGTACGACATTTCCGGCGGCTCCGCCACGGCGGTGGGCTTCCTGGCCGCCCTGAACGCGCTCCCTTTCTTTCTGGGCGGCATGCTGCTGGCCGGGCTGGGAGACCGTTTTGACAGGAGAAAACTGCTCATAGCCGTGCAATGCGTCCAATGGCTGGTGGCCGTAGCCCTGTTTCTGCTGACGATGCTGGACATGCTCCAGCTATGGCACTTGTATGCCGCCGGGCTGGTCATGGGCGTCAACCAGACGGTGGGCTTTCCCACGCAGCAGGCTTTTGTGGGCGATCTGATCCCGCGCAGGCAGTTGCAGGAGGCCGTGGGCATGTACTCCCTGGTATTCAACACGTGCCGCGCCGTAGGTCCGGCGCTGGCCGGCTACATCATTGCGGAATGGGGGGCCGGAACCGCCTTTGGCGGCAATGTCGTGGCAAGCCTGCCGTTGGTAGGCTGCCTGGTAGCTCTGAAAGGACGCGTTGCGGATACCTCCGCCCCTAAAAAGCAGCGCGGGGCCGGAAGAAAGGCCTCCGGGCTCAAGGCGGTGCTTTCTACGCGCAGCCTGCTCTTCATCATGATCAGCGCGCTCATTCAGAACATCTGCGGGCAATCCCTTTACCAGATTGTTCCGGCATTGATGCACGGGAACCCAAGGAATACCGGCCTCATTCTGGGAGCGGTCGGAGCCGGTGCCATGGTGAGCATCCTCTTTGTCCTGCCGTTTGCGCGCAAAAGCGACAGGGTGGGGGCCAAGCTCTCCTCGGGCACGCTGTGGATGGGGAGCGCATTATGCGTGGCCGGCATCATTCCCGTGGTGGAAATACAGGCCCTCTGCTTCTTCTTTGCCGGTCTGGCTACTTCTTCCCTCTTTGTCACCTCTTCATCCGCCGTGCAGCTTCTGGCGCCGCCGGAACGCAAATCTGCCATTCTGGGGCTGTTCAGCATCGTTACGATTGGAGTGCAGCCTTTGGCGGCCATGGGCTGGGGAGCCGTGGTGGATGTTTGGGGAGTCCAGGCGACGATCATCATGGCGGGAGGGCTGGAAGCCTTGTTCTCCATCTGGATGCTAAGCGTTCCGTTCTGGCGCAACTTCAAATTCTCTCCGGATGATTGTCCTGAGGCAACCTGACGGATCCTTGTCATTTGGCGGCATGGGAAAATTGCCGTCCCGTATTCCGCTGGCTTTTAAGAATTGGTCAGGAAGATGCGATTCGGGAAGTTCCTGGCGGCGGGAATTCCGGAATGCGGCTTGGAAGAGGCTGGAAAGGCAGTTCTTGAACCTGTTTTACTGAAAAGAGAGCAGGCGTATTCCGGTCCTGCGGGAAAATTGAAAGCCGCTTCTGCCGTTTTTCTCCTGGCGGGAATCATCTGCGGCCTTGCAGGGAGAATGTGCCTCCCTGCCGGCAGGACTCTTCAGGGAAAAAGGAAAACTTGGCAGACCGTCCTTCCGGGAAATAGCCTTCCTGCTTGAATGATTCCTGTTTTTCAGGCGGACGGAATGTGGATTTTTCCCCAGCAAAAAAGGAGGAAGGAGGTAAATATCCGGAAAAGGGAAGAACCGGGTTTGTTAATGCCCCGGCTTTGCCTCGTGTTCGGAATAGCTGATGCCCAGCATGCAGATATCGTCGGCCTGGTTGGTGCAGCCGGTGAATTTTGCTACGCAGGTAAGGGCCTGATGGACAAAATCCTTGGTGCTCTTGGGGGATGAATTATTGAAATAATCGATCAGCCTCTCCACGCCCAGCTCTTCCCCTTCCGAATTGGCGGCTTC
The genomic region above belongs to Akkermansia massiliensis and contains:
- a CDS encoding DNA-directed RNA polymerase subunit alpha, which gives rise to MSENETTTAEETAVTTLARFEVPSRLEKIEDPNDANHLTFVAEPFENGYGHTLGNSLRRVLLGSLEGAAITSVRIAGAQHEFSSLPGVVEDVTEIVLNLKKVKFKHNGKEPRLLSLRVHKQGVVTAADITDDTTYQVVNPDQIICTLDQDTMFECEFQVRVGRGFATGDENKVPDMPIGVIPIDSIFSPVTRVKYSVQNTRVGQMTDYDKLILEVWTDGRISPADAMLQASAILRHHLDVFVNYDDKQVNFEEAPSAVQDEETARLRKLLNMSVNEIELSVRAANCLNNANITTVGQLAMKSESEMLKYRNFGKKSLNEIKDKLLELGLSLGVQVDPSLLTGPVPQAKPRLGLEEESPVGLADLIAANIEDDDD
- the rplQ gene encoding 50S ribosomal protein L17; amino-acid sequence: MRHGVKTSKLQRNASHRRALLANQACSLILNGRITTTLAKAKALRPYVEKLITLAKRGDVHSRRLATATIHNTAAVKRLFDEIAPLCAERKGGYTRIVKLGQRLTDSALVAMIEIIDLPRETAEKEEAPATTEATA
- the fabD gene encoding ACP S-malonyltransferase produces the protein MDAVLLFSGQGAQKVGMGKDLYDQYPAARALIEQADKALGESLSSIMFEGPGEELTRTCNCQPALYVHGLACLAVLKELAPSLNPVAAAGLSLGEFTAHAAAGTYTFEEGLRLVQKRGAFMEEACNATKGTMAAMIGGTDENVIKLAQECDVDVANFNCPGQTVVSGTEEGVDKAIAGAKAAGCKIAKKLNVAGAYHSRLMHSAMVKLAEELKNVSFGTPSMPVYCNYEARVVEGPDDIRNVLEHQVCGSVRWTASMQKLVDQGHRLFIELGPGKTLAGMMGRICKDATVISIEDVPSLEAAVAELNK
- a CDS encoding DUF4339 domain-containing protein codes for the protein MSPIPARATLYHYRTDEKTAGPVSKEVIDTLAAAGKLPFSTTMVRKEDSRNWVPLSAILQRRIKFKALQPSKKEQPSIRILFYAAATLFFCFGIVIFFLTNHAELEVIILIPCILVFMGKLLCYVHTLVEKCGITAAPGRE
- a CDS encoding DUF4339 domain-containing protein — translated: MASQRTPLYHYRVKDKIVGPICLTDLHALLVSKKILPDTMIREEHSQCWMPLATELRRQERLARLRASAFMLSCRPPKSCLLFYIIALLLLACGVAHSIMLHTILYMEVLFVPAIAFFMGKMLMYMHLLTGGMRKMPAQEPER
- a CDS encoding HAD family hydrolase, which codes for MTNPDHLDDSLAAVRKARELLHRARAVIFDFDGLLVDTEYAIYSSWERVFASCGHALPLDLFNQCLGSGYTHWNPGEHLEQLTGRTFDWEAVNGRRQEEIVRDLEHAGLLPGACELIRSLAEAGTPMGVASSSSHRWVDGWLNRLDIMPYFQTVICRDDGLPVKPDPALFLKAAENLGMQPAECLVLEDSQNGTTAAHRAGMPVISIPNRVTEQADFSLATSKIRSLAELL
- a CDS encoding LptF/LptG family permease; amino-acid sequence: MAIQARHFRQWFAFLLLLALGGTAAWFLMPREWSQMQWEIPGTPSEYPLAQLLRPWLILLGCFLPALGMLLYNRSGILDRYVARTWFTAFIMCTAILTLIYIIGDFADNVGDLMNLDSPLAGTFRFYLSQLPMILNLILPYTLLLGTLWALTKLSSSSEITGMLQSGRSLLRINAPVIIGAVFAAIYFGIFGFHWAPNSTLYRKLMFSSLSQNKNDDASRSTIYKNDAESRIWYLGDPPGIDSPGEPFRQVRVEQFSAPGKMEYELFADEAMWDPASRTWTFRQAIKRNYSQEEPRQLNDVPVFAGQEYQTLKEHYPETPWQLISPNVRVDTQGTPALQEIIRSGTTNAKYLRSLQTEWHVRIARMFSCIILTFIAIPSAITFQRRSAMSGIGIALFLAAAMLFLYEFFPTLASAGYLPTWLGAWMPNIIYTIIAIRLFQTKLAHRSFMEMLRGLKKTPVHDQP
- a CDS encoding alpha/beta hydrolase family protein — its product is MFKRLVQLFLLLLLAAVGVLVWFAWYVSTPLLVPVGGDEPSASPVADSLVMEPVEAVSADGTAIEGYLVRPGRPEALSPRQSRVRDTLKLRGRMPHLEAKPELVVIATSWDQGVKGSLPLAEGLTGAGYTCLVWNPRGKNDARKFCTYGLKEYADVTALLDAVSRKQGGLPPVAAVGQGFGAAVLLKAASEDPRIRCMVSMDCFPSLKTVAVREMEQDWGKPLCYAAYWLLDAGVDWRADFSTFDVAPVDDALKLDYPVMVVCTNQYFFSTLEDCLSIYDSLRNEKKQLYESIREGEPYGTRERTFLHSIEGKKGEKFEKTYKVNVYAGDDELQAGIAEWIHENTRMPMPRVLSHETYSAPATGTAPSGS